A window from Zingiber officinale cultivar Zhangliang chromosome 7A, Zo_v1.1, whole genome shotgun sequence encodes these proteins:
- the LOC122000092 gene encoding 50S ribosomal protein L24-like, translating into MGWKAAEKLFRHWKILRGDNVMIIRGKDKGETGIIKRVIRSQNRVIVEGKNLVKKHIKQGQGHEGGIFSIEAPLHVSNVQVLDPVTGKPCKTGYKYLEDRTKVRVSRGLAASGAVIPRPEILKERRKPRPSFVGPKDTPVELVLEKTYDAKAGIGMPDL; encoded by the exons ATGGGGTGGAAGGCAGCTGAGAAGTTATTCAGGCACTGGAAGATCCTCAGAGGCGACAAC GTCATGATCATAAGAGGCAAGGATAAGGGTGAGACAGGTATCATCAAACGTGTCATTAGATCTCAGAACAGAGTCATTGTTGAAGGGAAAAATTTG GTGAAGAAACACATCAAACAAGGGCAAGGACATGAGGGTGGAATCTTTTCAATTGAAGCCCCCCTTCATGTTTCCAATGTCCAGGTTCTTGACCCAGTTACTGG GAAGCCATGTAAGACCGGGTATAAATATCTGGAAGACAGAACTAAAGTACGGgtctctagaggacttgctgcaTCTGGAGCTGTAATTCCTCGTCCTGAAATACTAAAAGAAAGGCGAAAACCAAGACCTAGCTTTG TTGGTCCCAAGGATACACCAGTTGAACTAGTACTCGAAAAGACATACGATGCTAAAGCTGGAATTGGCATGCCTGATCTCTAG